In Muribaculum gordoncarteri, the genomic window GACACCGGTTCGGCACTGCGCGGAATCGAAGTCGAGGCCGAGGTTATGCTCAAAGGAACCCGCGTCGACGGCATATACACCGCCGACCCCGAGAAGGATCCCACTGCCGAAAAGTTCTCGGAAATAACCTACGATGAAGTCTACACCCGCGGACTAAAGGTGATGGACCTCACCGCTACCGCACTTTGCAAGGAGAATCACCTTCCCATAATCGTGTTCAACATGGACTGCCCGGGCAATCTTGCCAAGGTGCTTGCCGGCGAGCCCATAGGCACACTCGTGTATTAAGAATAAAATCAATAACTACATAAATCATTAAAACTATGACCGACGTAAAGACCTACCTCGACCCCGCCGAGGAAAAAATGGAAATGGCCGTGGCATATCTTGACGAAGCACTTGCCCACATTCGCGCAGGAAAAGCCAATCCCAAAATTCTTGACGGAATCCGCGTGGAATACTACGGAAGCGCAGCTCCTATTTCCAATGTGGCCAACGTAAGCGTGCCCGATGCCCGCACAATCACCATCACTCCATGGGAAAAATCGATGTTCAAGGAGATTGAGAAAGCCATCATCAATTCCGAACTCGGAATCACACCCGAAAACAACGGCGAGGTAATACGCATCTCAATCCCGCCGCTTACCGAGGAGCGTCGTAAAGCACTCGTGAAGCAGTCGAAAAGCGAGGCTGAAAACGCCAAGGTATCGGTACGTAACGCTCGCCGCGATGCAATCGACGGTCTTAAAAAGGCAGTGAAGCTCGGAATGCCCGAGGATGTCGAGAAGGATGCCGAAGGTTTGGTTCAGAAGCTCCACGAC contains:
- the frr gene encoding ribosome recycling factor, producing the protein MTDVKTYLDPAEEKMEMAVAYLDEALAHIRAGKANPKILDGIRVEYYGSAAPISNVANVSVPDARTITITPWEKSMFKEIEKAIINSELGITPENNGEVIRISIPPLTEERRKALVKQSKSEAENAKVSVRNARRDAIDGLKKAVKLGMPEDVEKDAEGLVQKLHDKYLKKIDELFAAKEKEILTV